Proteins found in one Pseudochaenichthys georgianus chromosome 13, fPseGeo1.2, whole genome shotgun sequence genomic segment:
- the LOC117457162 gene encoding ras-related protein Rap-2b-like: MREYKVVVLGSGGVGKSALTVQFVTGSFIEKYDPTIEDFYRKEIEVDSSPSVLEILDTAGTEQFASMRDLYIKNGQGFILVYSLVNQQSFQDIKPMRDQIIRVKRYERVPMILVGNKVDLEGEREVSSVEGKALADEWNCPFIETSAKNKTSVDELFAEIVRQMNYSSTPNGDDQCCSSCVIL; this comes from the coding sequence ATGAGAGAGTACAAAGTAGTGGTTCTTGGATCCGGAGGGGTCGGGAAATCCGCGTTAACCGTCCAGTTCGTGACGGGCTCCTTCATAGAGAAATACGACCCCACGATAGAGGATTTCTACAGGAAGGAGATCGAGGTGGACTCCTCTCCGTCCgtcctggagatcctggacacGGCGGGGACCGAGCAGTTCGCCTCCATGCGAGACCTGTACATCAAAAACGGGCAGGGTTTCATCCTGGTCTACAGCCTGGTGAACCAGCAAAGCTTCCAGGACATCAAGCCTATGAGGGATCAGATCATTCGGGTGAAAAGGTACGAGAGAGTGCCCATGATTCTGGTTGGAAACAAAGTGGACCtggagggggagagggaggtCTCGTCCGTTGAGGGGAAGGCACTGGCGGACGAATGGAACTGCCCGTTCATCGAAACTTCTGCCAAAAATAAAACGTCGGTGGACGAACTGTTTGCAGAGATTGTCCGACAGATGAACTATTCTTCAACACCTAATGGCGACGACCAGTGCTGCTCGTCTTGTGTCATTCTTTAA